DNA from Rhinatrema bivittatum chromosome 1, aRhiBiv1.1, whole genome shotgun sequence:
CAGGGTATAGCACTGTCAGTTGGAACCTGCTCTAACTGAATTAAGATGCTCTGAGATTTTCCATTTAATTCCTTCTCTCATCTAGCCTAGCCATTCCAGTTGCAATCTCCCTGCTAAGAGGCATGAAATGCAGACCCTTCTGGATGTCCATACAAGTGCAGGTGTGAGCAAGTAAGTAGGTGTCAATGTTGCAAAAAGACTGGGAATCCCCCTCCAAGTATCTGCATATGTTGTCCTGGAATGCCCAAGAAATGAAAGTCAGGGTTGAGAACTGAACCTTTATCTTCCAATACAATAGCTTATGGTGCTTCTCTTAGGTTAATAGGCTGGCTCTTGCCATTAGTTTAGAAAAACAACACTTTCATGTAACATataaacatataataaatatattgtgaAAAGATGAAAGCTGTTTCAGCTCACCTTTTGCTTGAAAATATTGTTCAATCTTATTGCCAGAATACAATCTTTGTGCTTAATGGTCCAGTTTCCCAGAGGGGCAGTGACACAGTTCTGGGCAGACAATGTATTGATTTGCCTCTAAATTTCTCAGAAGAGAATTCTCTTCCAGCTCTTGAAACTGCATGATGATCTTTAGTAAGTAATATGGATAAAATGGGGATAAAATCTGAAAGGCAGTAAGAAGAATTTCAAGTGCCCAATTTTGACATTACAAACCCAATGTTGATTTATTTGTTATAATAAGCAGAATAAACAGAAATGGtaatcatgcatattcatgtgaTATTTCCAGTGCTTTTCAACTTTATCCTATCAAATTAAATGTCATTTTCAATGGCATAAATTCCAAGTCATTGGTTGATCTTCACCCCAGATTTGATCCTGACTAATCCACTCAGAGGGAAGTTATCCTGATGATGGATGGATAGACAAGTAGAATCAATCACTCATTAAGCACTTTTCAGATTCATGCAGAAAATGCACATATTTGTGATTCTAtgatttatttgggttttttttatagcaaTGATATACAGTATATACTTCTATACCCATAAAATTGTATCCTTATCCTTCTCCCAACAGGTACACATTTATGAATACAATGACAGGGGCAAATCTAACTTCAGTCACTGAATTTCTTCTCCTTGGACTTTCATCCGATCCCCAGATACAAACGTCACTCTTCATTGTGTTTTTAATAATTTACATAACTACCCTGGCTGGAAATGTGTTGATAATTATTATAGTCAGAGTAGATTCCCACCTTCGCACGCCTATGTACTTTTTTCTTACTAACTTGTCTTTCCTTGAAATCTGTTATTCCTCAGCCATTGTCCCTAAAGCCATGGTGCACTTTCTGGCAGAAAGAAAAACCATTTCATTTTCAGAGTGTGCAGCACAGATGTACATTGCTCTTTCCCTGGGGGAAACAGAGTGCATTCTCCTGGGTGTCATGGCCTATGATCGTTATGTGGCTATATGTCATCCCTTACATTATACAGTCATCATGAGTAAGAGAATGTGTTTCATGATGGCAGGTGCCTCATGGACAGGTGGCTTTCTCATGTCACTGGTAGACACTGCTTTCACATTGCGGTTACCATACTGTGGTCCCAATAAAATGAACCATTTTGTTTGTGAGGTTCCAGTGATCCTTCGCCTTGCGTGCATGGATACCCAGACTACTGAGTTGATAATATTTCTGGTTGCTGTTGTAGTGCTTCTCATTCCATTCTTTTTAATTCTAGTCTCCTATCTTCACATTATCTCCACTGTACTGAAAATTCGTTCTGCTGAGGGTAGACATAAAGCGTTTTCCACTTGTGCTTCCCACATCATAGTGGTCACTTTATTTTATGGCACCATTATCTTTATGTATATGAGACCCAAGTCAAGCCATTCAGAGGAGCAGGATAAAATCATTACTGTGTTTTATACTGTAGTAACACCAATGCTAAACCCAATGATTTATagcctgaaaaacaaagaggtaAAGGGGGCATTCAGAAAAGCCATAGGAAGAAACAAGTGCAAATTTCAGGTAACATGAAAAAATGTGAACTATTACAGAGGTTTTGTTCTAATTGTTGATTTATGATTATATTCTGTTAAAtgcttttatgtttgattttagtACTAATATTCTGTCACTTGTTTTTATGGCTGATTTTGATAATGTAATTAACATTTGTTACAACCTGTTTTGAGTGATACATTGTTAAGGCAGGTAAGAAAAATAaagtattattattaatattatatcTCAAATGAATTGTGTAGAgagtaaaaagtaaaaatgtcAGATTTCCCCCCAGGAAACTAGCTTTTCACAAAATTTTATTCAGCTACatcaaattgttttgaaaatatttgtaagAGGAAATATCATTGCATTGCCATGAAAAGAGCCAATATCCAAGGACTGACCAACATTTTGTTCTACTCAATTAAAGTTCCTTATGCCCATGTCTAGATTTCATGTTTCATTAGAATCAGCCTAGTGGTTCTTGAGATATGAATCAAATTTGCCTCCCCAAGTATTTCTTATGAGGAAACTGGTAACATTGCCCTCCTCCTGTGGCCCCCAAATTTCATTCTTTTAAACTAAAGCTCCATTTGCCCTAAGTCTACAGATTAAGTTTTGTTAGAATCAGTTCAGTGATTCTTGAGATGTGATGAGTTAAATTTGccccattcatttttttctggggaaatTGGCAATTTTGCCATTCTCCCATCCACTCTCTAAAAGGTACAAAAGTCAGATGTCCTCCCAAGGGCCTTCTCCACAGAAAATTTGGTTCACCTTGGCCTAGCCATTTAAAAATTGAAAGGGTaggacactctctctctctctctctctctctctctcacacacacacacacagacacacacacgctttGGTTGATGTATGTAATACTTCACAAGAGTTGTTCTGGGGAATAAGATTTCCTTTTTGTTATTATCAAGTTTTCATATAAAAGGGATTGTGAAAAAGAAAAGCTAAAATAAAACACATTCAAGGGGAAACACatgtattgcccccccccccctcagattaCATGAGCACCTGGCTGCCAAGAGATAGGGGAAGGCATAAGAAGAATAACCCACACCTATCCCTATAGGTGTgagaggacagggtgaggggttgcAGGTTACTAAATTGCAAATGGAAAAAGATGAGTCCCATGTGCAGGGAATCCACTGCCTCatgctcccccctcctcctgggaTTGAGGTACAGTAGGAAAGCTCAACACTGAtcaatgctttcttttttttttttttttactgtaatacAGAATTCAGTAATGACAACAGAAAGAATAGGGAAAgggaaatatataaaaaaacacaGGCTAAAGGAAAATTGAACAGTGTAAACAACAATGAAGAACAAACACCAGTATAACAAGGAATAGTATTATATGCCACTAATCAGGCACTGAATAAAGTTGCACAGAAAGCAAGTTATAACTACAAAACTTGTGCTTAAATACAAGACCCCCCcccagggtaaaaaaaaatccttgtgcAGTACTGCAGGCAGACGGTGATTACGCAAGCATAAACGTAAGTAGTAACACAGAAATGGTTTAACCAAATCCTTTTCCCTCTGACTATAAACCTGAGTACTCAGGAGTCCTTGAACACTCCAGAAATCCCCAGTCCCAATTTGAGTACACAATAAAAGGTGAGGCCTGGGTTGCTGGTGAAAAGATGGATAGTAAACTGCAAGGGATGAATGTACTACTGACTGGAAATAGGTTGCTGCCTCTAGGAGAGAAACTCCAGTATTCCCAGTGCCCAGAAAGGAACAAACAGGCAGGAAACAAAATCCCTTTAGCAGCTCTTTGAACCCTCAAACAGTTCCCCACCAGGCTGGTGCAGGATGGTCAACCTGAGAGAGTCAAAGCTTGGCTTGAGTTGTATGCTTTTGAATAAAGGTTCATTAAGAATATTCAGAATATGTTCTCTCCTAGTCTCTGGGCTAAACTAGGGGGAAACAAGGACCCTTACTTAGCTCTGAACAACCAGATGGAACTGTAGACAGACACCCAGCTCTTAGTGGTGGGCTTCCTGCTGGTTTCCTCCTTTATAGCACATAGCCTCCCATTGCTGTGTGTCTCCTACGCTGCCTCCTAAATTGCTTTCTAGGGATTAGCCAGTCTGTATGCCTTTCTATTCCTTCAGCCCAACTCCCAAAAAACTGTTTCCTCTGGAAGGTGGCTTCCCTCGTTCCCTCTCTCTGTCTGTAGCCCAACCTCCACAGCCATTCCCACAGAAGATCCTggccaagaaaataaaaattgtgcCGTTTCTTCCTTATTTGGGCTTCTGGTTTGCTAGTCAGCTTCATAAGCTCTTATAAGTCAGGTATCCTTCTTCCCTATGGGGATGGGTTATCAATGTAACTGCTGCTATTTTGTCAGCAGCAGCATCTTCAGTAGCACAAGCCAATTACTGAGTTTTTTCTAACCTGAAGCAGCACCCTCCTGGCACCTCTCTGTATGCAGTAAGTGGAAATACAGTCCCCAGCAGTTCTCTTGCCAAGAATCTGGAGCACAATATTTACCAGTTCAGATCAAGTCTAATGTTGCTGGGTCACCTTATATAGTCCCAGTACCCTATACAGTCCCTTCTCATGGGGGCAAGAACTCAAGTTAGTGGACCTTGCAACATAAGAATAGCAGAAGAATCCAGAAGAGTCTtgcttcttaaataaataatgaatgccattctggatcagatCAATGATCCActgagccctgcatcctgtttctgacagtaaCCAATCCAATAGCTTGGAAGAAGTAAACTTTAAAGTTAAATACCATTTGATAATATACTGCCATTCAAAAAATCATCACAGTGctttacaatttaaaacataaaacataccaAGAACTCAGTATATACTGTAAAAgaaacacataaaataaatagaCATAAAGGGAAGGTCCATTCCTTGTTGTTCATTCCCAGCTCCTGGTAGTTAGAGGTTATGTTTCCCAAGCCTATCCGACTAATAGTTATTAATGGATCTGTCTGCTAGAAACATGTCCAAAACCTTTAAAACCCACCTAACTGctggccttgaccacatcctccaagAAAAGATTCCAAAACTTACTTGTGTATGTTGCGTTTGTGAATCCTTTGATTGAGGTGGGATTGGCacaacctgtggggaggagcccagcAGGTTCCCACggtcagcaggcagacccagttGAAACTAAgatcctgctggagcttcagctctaccagccctcattccccttgaaTTGAggctttgggtgccagggccagcagatcttaggtggAGGTCTCTGCTGTGAACTGAAAAAGAGGTCCTTGAAAGGCAGGGTCGTGGCGAGCGGTGATCCGGCATgtcaagaagcaggcagaggtcagtggcaagcagtggTCAAACGTGATCCAAGAACAGGTCAAGGTTAATCCAGATATCCATCCAAATGGAAGAAGgaatggataagaacataagaacatgccatactgggtcagaccaagggtccatcaagcccagcatcctgtttccaaccttaGCTAAttcaggctataagtacctggcaagtacccaaaaactaattctatcccatgctactgatgcaattaatagcagtggctattttctaagtcagcttaattatttgcaggtaatggacttctccaagaagaaCTTATCCatctcttttttaaacccagctacactaactgcactaaccatatcccctagcaacaaatttcagagtttaattgtgcattcagtgaaaaagaactttgtcctattagttttaaatatgctacatgctaacttcatggagtgccccctactgaaagagtaaataaccgattcacttttacccactctagtcctctcatgattttaaacacctctatcatatcctcctttagccgtctcttctccaagctaaaaagtcctaacctctttagtctttcctcataggggagctgttctatcccttttatcattttggttgcccttctccattgcaactatatcttttttgagatgtggcgaccagaattctacacagtattcaaggtgtggtctcaccatggagcaaaacagaggcattatgacattttccgttttattcaccattcccttcctaataatttctaacattgcttttttgactgccgcagcacactgagctgacgatttcaatgtgttatccactatgacgcctagatctctttcctgggtggtagcccctaatatagaacctaacatcatgtaattatattatgggttatttttccctatatgcatcaccttgcacttatccacattaaatttcatctgccatttggatgcccaaatttccagtctcacaaggtcctcctacagtttatcacaatctgcagtGAGGTCAGGTGAGGAGAAGCACAGGAGGCAAGGAACACTGGAAACAATGCTGAAAAcaagctggactgaagacagaacTCTGTAGCTGCATGCTCAGGTGCGGATTTCCCTATCaggggatcaggcttcccccggtgggccagtcgctcccatcacataatttgtatttatttttttaacttcccGGACTGCCgctcttgatgacatcagcaatagagccctatttaagggctatGCTCCAGCCACAACACACCTCAGTAACAGGTCCCACTATCTAGAACAGAGCATgttcaggggcggattgcaggaaaatatataaaagaaaagaaaattcaatCAGACCTCCTCAAAAGCCTTTCCCCATTGGTCAACAAAAAACTGGCTTACCCAAGcactcttcccctctctctgAGGCCGGTCCAAGCATAGTACTCAAACCACAGAACTCTCTGCTTTCTTATGCCCAAACCCCAGTACTCTCCCCAGCCCAATCCCAGCATTCTTTTCACTCCACCATTGATGATGTATCTACTCCATTTACATCAGGACCACTACAGTTCTCATTCagagtttcctctggcttctgctCGCTGTTAATGATGCTTTTCCCTTCTCACATTGTCTCTGGGTGTTCTTGCCCTTACGGTCCATTGGAGAAATGATTGCTCTAGATTACCAGCCACTGCTGGTGCTGTTTtgcccctatttatttatttatttatttatttaaaaacttttctataccgtcgtttagtgatgcaccatcacaacggtttgcatttagacacaaaataggtttggtttctaagttatccatggggtgccaatactttacggttacatagattaaaatatactctaaatg
Protein-coding regions in this window:
- the LOC115094995 gene encoding olfactory receptor 2D3-like, translated to MNTMTGANLTSVTEFLLLGLSSDPQIQTSLFIVFLIIYITTLAGNVLIIIIVRVDSHLRTPMYFFLTNLSFLEICYSSAIVPKAMVHFLAERKTISFSECAAQMYIALSLGETECILLGVMAYDRYVAICHPLHYTVIMSKRMCFMMAGASWTGGFLMSLVDTAFTLRLPYCGPNKMNHFVCEVPVILRLACMDTQTTELIIFLVAVVVLLIPFFLILVSYLHIISTVLKIRSAEGRHKAFSTCASHIIVVTLFYGTIIFMYMRPKSSHSEEQDKIITVFYTVVTPMLNPMIYSLKNKEVKGAFRKAIGRNKCKFQVT